One genomic segment of Desulfomicrobium sp. ZS1 includes these proteins:
- a CDS encoding AMP-binding protein, whose amino-acid sequence MTAPYETTLPRLLLENSRSRPGRTALREKSFGIWQPFSYLTYWTITAEFAAGMKALGLGRGDIIVIIGDNRPEWLWAQLAIQGLGGVSLGLYQDSPGEEIGYVFELSKARLVVAEDQEQVDKILSIRESLPLLEYIVYHDSKGLIGYDAPGLKSFDEIRALGKERAHEFESWIKDVSPDDTALIATTSGSTGRPKLAMLSHKNLLSMAWNLGQSDPKRDTDEFVSFLPLAWMGEQMMAVSSALLFGFCVNFPEEPDTVQENIREIGPHLIFSPPRVWENMAAKVRVRIMETTRFKRFLFNTFMPIGLKYAGVILRGETPSAGLRMANKLADWGLFRALRDRLGFSRIRSASTGGAPLGPDTFTFFHAMGVNLKQIYGQTEIAGISCIHRDGAVSFESVGEPITGTEIRIAEDGEILSRSAAVFKGYLGNDAATAETITDGWLHSGDAGFFKDNGQLVIIDRLSDVMTTGKGVRFSPQFIENKLKFSTYVQEAVVLGHKREFITAIICLDGDIAGRWAESKGLTYTTYQDLAAKPELYDLIESEIRAINPSLQPGTEVTRFALLFKELDADDGELTRTRKIRRKVINERYAELIAALYDGTDNTDLCIAITYQDGSHREMTGAICIRDVAVGGGA is encoded by the coding sequence ATGACCGCTCCGTACGAAACCACCCTCCCGAGGCTGCTCCTCGAAAACAGCCGCAGCCGTCCCGGCCGCACGGCCCTGCGCGAAAAAAGCTTCGGCATCTGGCAGCCCTTTTCCTATTTGACGTACTGGACCATCACCGCCGAGTTCGCGGCGGGCATGAAGGCCCTGGGCCTGGGCCGGGGAGACATCATCGTCATCATCGGCGACAACCGCCCCGAATGGCTCTGGGCGCAACTGGCCATCCAGGGTCTGGGCGGCGTTTCCCTCGGGCTGTATCAGGATTCGCCAGGCGAAGAAATCGGCTACGTGTTCGAGCTTTCGAAGGCCCGGCTGGTGGTGGCCGAGGATCAGGAACAGGTCGACAAGATTCTGTCCATCCGAGAATCCCTGCCGCTCCTTGAATACATCGTCTATCACGACTCCAAGGGCCTGATCGGATACGACGCGCCGGGACTCAAATCCTTCGACGAGATCCGAGCGCTGGGCAAAGAGCGGGCGCACGAATTCGAGAGCTGGATAAAGGACGTCTCCCCGGACGACACGGCGCTCATCGCCACCACATCAGGCTCCACCGGACGCCCCAAGCTGGCCATGCTCTCGCACAAAAACCTCCTCTCCATGGCCTGGAACCTCGGCCAGTCCGACCCCAAGCGCGACACCGACGAGTTCGTGTCCTTCCTGCCCCTGGCCTGGATGGGCGAACAGATGATGGCCGTGTCCTCGGCTCTGTTGTTCGGATTTTGCGTCAATTTCCCCGAAGAGCCGGACACCGTGCAGGAAAACATCCGCGAAATCGGGCCGCACCTCATTTTCTCGCCGCCACGGGTGTGGGAGAACATGGCCGCCAAGGTCCGGGTGCGGATCATGGAGACCACCCGCTTCAAGCGTTTTCTCTTCAACACCTTCATGCCCATCGGGCTCAAATATGCCGGCGTGATCCTGCGCGGCGAGACGCCTTCAGCGGGCCTGCGCATGGCCAACAAGCTGGCCGATTGGGGACTCTTCCGGGCGCTCCGCGACCGGCTCGGCTTCTCGCGCATCCGCTCCGCGTCCACGGGCGGAGCTCCCTTGGGACCCGACACCTTCACCTTTTTTCACGCCATGGGCGTGAACCTGAAGCAGATTTACGGCCAGACCGAGATCGCGGGCATCTCCTGCATCCACCGCGACGGCGCGGTCAGCTTCGAATCCGTGGGCGAACCCATCACCGGGACCGAGATCCGCATCGCCGAGGACGGCGAGATCCTGTCCAGAAGCGCCGCCGTGTTCAAAGGGTACCTCGGCAACGATGCCGCCACCGCCGAGACCATCACCGATGGCTGGTTGCATTCGGGCGATGCCGGATTCTTCAAGGACAACGGCCAGCTCGTCATCATCGACCGCCTGTCCGACGTCATGACCACGGGCAAGGGCGTGCGTTTCTCGCCGCAGTTCATCGAGAACAAGCTCAAGTTCTCGACCTATGTGCAGGAAGCCGTGGTTCTTGGACACAAGCGCGAGTTCATCACCGCCATCATCTGCCTGGACGGCGACATCGCCGGCCGCTGGGCCGAGTCCAAGGGGCTGACCTACACCACCTACCAGGATCTGGCGGCCAAGCCTGAACTCTACGACCTGATCGAGTCCGAAATCCGGGCCATCAACCCCTCCCTGCAGCCCGGCACCGAAGTCACGCGCTTCGCCCTGCTCTTCAAGGAACTCGACGCCGACGACGGCGAGTTGACCCGCACGAGGAAGATCCGGCGCAAGGTCATAAATGAACGCTACGCGGAACTGATCGCCGCCCTGTACGACGGCACGGACAACACGGACCTGTGCATCGCCATCACCTACCAGGACGGCTCGCACCGCGAGATGACTGGCGCCATCTGCATCCGCGACGTGGCTGTGGGAGGTGGGGCGTGA
- a CDS encoding ABC transporter ATP-binding protein, giving the protein MNILQVMNLEVVYNDVVLVLKGLSLDVTAGSITTLLGANGAGKSTTLKAISGLLAGENGKVTSGSILYDGMETVRLVPEKLVRAGVFQVMEGRRIFEDLTVEENLRCGGYTQPARLFAHNSEKVYAYFPRLKERRHQLAGYMSGGEQQMLAIGRAVMANPKLLLLDEPSLGLAPLLVEEIFDIVRRINTAEGVSVLLVEQNARMALSLADFGYIMENGRIVMDGKGEDLLRNPDVQEFYLGLGHGGEKRSYHDVKHYRRRKRWLG; this is encoded by the coding sequence ATGAACATCCTCCAAGTTATGAACCTGGAAGTGGTCTACAACGATGTGGTCCTGGTTTTGAAAGGCCTGTCCCTGGACGTGACTGCGGGCAGCATCACCACGCTCCTGGGCGCCAACGGCGCGGGCAAATCCACCACTTTAAAAGCCATCTCCGGACTCCTGGCCGGGGAAAACGGCAAGGTCACCTCCGGGTCCATCCTCTATGACGGCATGGAGACGGTTCGCCTCGTTCCGGAAAAGCTGGTCCGGGCCGGGGTTTTCCAGGTCATGGAAGGACGCCGCATCTTCGAGGACCTGACCGTGGAGGAGAATCTGCGCTGCGGAGGCTACACCCAACCCGCGCGCCTTTTTGCGCACAACTCCGAAAAGGTGTACGCGTATTTCCCGAGACTTAAAGAACGGCGCCATCAGCTGGCGGGCTACATGTCCGGCGGCGAACAGCAGATGCTGGCCATCGGCCGGGCGGTCATGGCCAATCCCAAACTGCTGCTGCTCGATGAGCCGTCCCTGGGCCTTGCGCCTTTGCTGGTGGAAGAGATTTTCGACATCGTGCGCAGGATCAACACGGCCGAAGGGGTCAGCGTGCTGCTGGTGGAGCAGAACGCGCGCATGGCTCTGTCCCTGGCCGACTTCGGATACATCATGGAAAACGGCCGCATCGTCATGGACGGCAAGGGCGAAGACCTGCTCCGAAATCCCGACGTGCAGGAGTTTTATCTCGGGCTTGGACACGGCGGGGAAAAACGCAGCTACCACGACGTCAAGCATTACAGACGAAGAAAACGCTGGCTCGGCTGA
- a CDS encoding branched-chain amino acid ABC transporter permease: MEYYLQLIINGLVVGSIYSLVALGFVIIFKATKVVNFAQGELVMVGAYVCFSLTVQYQLPFLVSFLLTLVFSIALAILVERLILRPLIGEPIISVIMVTIGLSSMLKSFVQMTWGTQIQVFPPILPQEPYILLGLPIAPVYVAAFGLSLLLFGVFTLFFKYSSLGIAMRATAFDQQAAQSMGIGIKSIFALSWCIAAVVSSIGGIILGNINGINAQLGHLGLKVFPAVILGGLDSLLGAALGGLIIGVLENICEGAAKDLFGLGGFKEVASFAILVIILMIKPYGLFGTKEIERV; encoded by the coding sequence ATGGAATACTATCTCCAACTCATCATCAACGGCCTGGTGGTCGGCTCCATCTACAGCCTGGTGGCGCTGGGCTTTGTCATCATTTTCAAGGCGACCAAGGTCGTCAACTTCGCCCAGGGCGAACTGGTCATGGTCGGGGCCTATGTCTGCTTCTCCCTGACCGTGCAGTATCAGCTGCCGTTTCTGGTCTCGTTCCTGCTGACCCTGGTCTTTTCCATCGCCCTGGCCATCCTCGTGGAGCGTCTCATCCTGCGGCCGCTCATCGGCGAGCCCATCATCTCCGTGATCATGGTCACCATCGGGCTCTCGTCCATGCTCAAATCCTTCGTGCAGATGACCTGGGGCACCCAGATCCAGGTCTTTCCGCCCATCCTGCCCCAGGAACCCTACATACTTCTGGGATTGCCCATCGCCCCGGTCTATGTGGCCGCCTTTGGCCTCTCGCTCCTGCTCTTCGGGGTCTTCACCCTCTTCTTCAAGTATTCGTCCCTGGGCATCGCCATGCGGGCCACGGCCTTCGACCAGCAGGCGGCGCAGTCCATGGGCATCGGCATCAAATCCATCTTCGCCCTGTCGTGGTGCATCGCGGCCGTGGTTTCGAGCATCGGCGGCATCATCCTCGGCAACATCAACGGCATCAACGCCCAGCTCGGGCACCTCGGCCTCAAGGTCTTCCCGGCCGTGATCCTGGGAGGTCTCGACAGCCTGCTCGGCGCGGCCCTGGGCGGGCTCATCATCGGAGTGCTGGAGAACATCTGCGAGGGCGCGGCCAAGGACCTTTTTGGCCTGGGTGGCTTCAAGGAGGTGGCCTCCTTTGCGATCCTGGTGATCATCCTCATGATCAAGCCCTACGGACTGTTCGGAACCAAGGAGATTGAACGGGTATGA
- a CDS encoding ABC transporter substrate-binding protein translates to MKKLLVLTVLALVASISTASAAYKVGLLSDLTGPTSSVGAPYADGIKAYVAWLNDNGGIAGEPVELIQVDYAYNVQQALAAYKRFTSSGIVAMQGWGTGDTEALVKFVAKDHIPVFSASYSAHLMDPAKAPYNFTAAPDYSTQGRAGLKYLRESWKEARAPKLAFVFPDNPYGSVPIPAMKEFATELGFEIVGQENVDLKAIDATPQLLSLKKVEPDFVWTGGTTPSTAVIMKDAQKLGMTCTFLTNIWSSDENIFKLAGDAANGHFGLQGGVIYGQDVPGMKIIRELTKDQPQMTHYVRGFVSAMVMCEGMKMAKAGGEVTGESIKAALETMRDFDPQGLAPAISYFADDHRPNLSVNITAFTDGKLEFVKTETLERKKEWLGH, encoded by the coding sequence ATGAAAAAGCTTCTTGTTCTGACCGTCCTGGCTCTCGTCGCCAGCATCAGCACGGCATCGGCCGCCTACAAGGTGGGCCTCCTGTCCGACTTGACCGGCCCCACGTCCAGCGTGGGCGCACCCTACGCCGATGGCATCAAGGCCTATGTCGCCTGGCTGAACGACAACGGCGGCATCGCGGGTGAGCCCGTTGAGCTCATCCAGGTCGACTACGCCTACAACGTGCAGCAGGCCCTGGCCGCCTACAAGCGCTTCACTTCCAGCGGCATCGTGGCCATGCAGGGCTGGGGCACGGGCGACACCGAAGCCCTGGTCAAATTCGTAGCCAAGGACCATATCCCGGTCTTCTCCGCCTCCTACTCCGCCCACCTGATGGACCCGGCCAAGGCGCCCTACAACTTCACCGCGGCTCCCGACTATTCGACCCAGGGCCGGGCCGGTCTCAAATATCTGCGCGAGTCCTGGAAGGAAGCACGCGCCCCCAAGCTGGCCTTCGTCTTCCCGGACAACCCTTACGGCTCCGTGCCGATTCCGGCCATGAAGGAATTTGCGACCGAGCTCGGTTTTGAGATCGTTGGCCAGGAAAACGTGGACTTAAAAGCCATCGACGCCACGCCGCAGCTGTTGAGCCTCAAAAAGGTCGAACCCGACTTCGTCTGGACCGGCGGCACCACCCCGTCCACGGCCGTGATCATGAAGGATGCGCAGAAACTCGGCATGACCTGCACCTTTTTGACCAACATCTGGAGCAGTGACGAGAACATCTTCAAGCTGGCCGGCGACGCGGCCAATGGGCATTTCGGCCTGCAGGGCGGAGTCATCTACGGTCAAGACGTGCCGGGCATGAAAATCATCCGCGAACTGACCAAGGACCAGCCGCAGATGACCCACTACGTGCGCGGCTTCGTGTCCGCCATGGTCATGTGCGAAGGCATGAAAATGGCCAAGGCCGGGGGTGAAGTAACAGGCGAAAGCATCAAGGCAGCCCTTGAGACCATGCGTGATTTCGATCCGCAGGGGCTGGCCCCGGCCATCAGCTACTTTGCCGATGACCACCGCCCGAACCTGTCCGTGAACATCACCGCCTTTACGGACGGCAAACTCGAATTCGTCAAGACCGAGACCCTGGAACGCAAGAAGGAATGGCTGGGCCATTAG
- a CDS encoding branched-chain amino acid ABC transporter permease, which produces MSMHKCGLFYTTYAREDGLFPSKFQKTCLALFFAVLLACPQFLDSYVMSILNLILIAVIGAVSLNLLTGVCGQMSLGHGAFVGVGAYGAAVLSNLGIPFFLALLGGGAVAAMIGMVFGIPSLRLKGIYLAISTLAAQLILEYVFLHAGSLTGGANGLPVDAPEIMGYSFDTDSKIFYLILLVTVLCVLVVTNVIRTRPGRAFVAIRDYHQSAENVGVNLFAFKLQAFGLSSFLAGIAGGLWAHYTMYITPEQFSMGLSISYLAMIIIGGMGSVLGSIFGAIFITLLPEMLNLLTTSLGGIAPDLSAIIVPMKEGVFGLMLVLFLIFEPEGLARKWRLTKAYWKLFPFAY; this is translated from the coding sequence ATGAGCATGCACAAATGCGGTCTCTTCTACACGACCTACGCCCGCGAGGACGGACTTTTCCCCTCGAAGTTCCAAAAAACCTGCCTGGCCCTTTTCTTCGCTGTGCTTTTGGCCTGCCCGCAGTTTCTGGACTCCTACGTCATGTCCATCCTGAACCTGATCCTCATCGCGGTCATCGGCGCGGTCTCCCTGAACCTCTTGACCGGCGTCTGCGGCCAGATGTCGCTCGGGCACGGGGCCTTCGTCGGCGTGGGCGCCTACGGCGCGGCGGTACTGTCCAACCTGGGCATTCCCTTTTTCCTGGCCCTGCTCGGCGGGGGGGCTGTGGCCGCCATGATCGGTATGGTCTTCGGCATCCCGTCGCTGCGCCTCAAAGGCATCTATCTGGCCATCTCCACCCTGGCCGCGCAGCTCATCCTCGAATACGTCTTTCTGCACGCAGGCAGCCTGACCGGCGGAGCCAACGGCCTACCCGTGGATGCCCCGGAAATCATGGGCTATTCCTTTGATACCGACTCCAAGATCTTCTACCTCATCCTGCTCGTGACCGTGCTGTGCGTCCTGGTCGTGACCAACGTGATCCGCACCCGGCCGGGGCGGGCCTTCGTGGCCATCCGCGACTACCACCAGTCCGCCGAGAACGTGGGTGTCAACCTGTTCGCCTTCAAGCTGCAGGCCTTTGGGCTGAGCTCCTTTCTGGCGGGCATCGCCGGAGGGCTGTGGGCGCACTACACCATGTACATCACCCCGGAGCAGTTCTCCATGGGGCTGTCCATCAGCTACCTGGCCATGATCATCATCGGCGGCATGGGCTCGGTGCTGGGGTCCATCTTCGGGGCAATCTTCATTACCCTGCTGCCAGAGATGCTGAACCTCCTGACCACGTCCCTGGGGGGCATCGCCCCTGACTTAAGCGCCATCATCGTGCCCATGAAGGAAGGGGTCTTCGGGCTCATGCTGGTGCTTTTTCTCATCTTCGAACCAGAAGGCCTGGCCCGCAAATGGAGGCTGACCAAGGCCTATTGGAAGCTGTTCCCCTTTGCATATTAA